The following coding sequences are from one Egicoccus sp. AB-alg6-2 window:
- a CDS encoding translation elongation factor Ts, whose amino-acid sequence MAVTAADVKKLRELTNAPMMACKKALDDADGDFDKAAELVRERTGAKMDARAAERTASEGFVHAYLHTPTPGMPPKVGVMLQLSCETDFVAKNEQFQKLAKDLAMHIAAVKPMVVREDQVDPALLEKEKEFARKEAIEQGKPENIIDRIVEGKVKKVYEDWVLLNQPFVLDPDKTVAQKIIDVQGILGEKIEVARFARYEVGA is encoded by the coding sequence GTGGCCGTGACCGCTGCTGACGTCAAGAAGCTGCGTGAACTGACCAACGCGCCGATGATGGCCTGCAAGAAGGCGCTCGACGACGCCGACGGCGACTTCGACAAGGCCGCCGAACTGGTGCGCGAGCGCACCGGTGCGAAGATGGACGCCCGCGCCGCCGAGCGCACCGCGTCCGAGGGCTTCGTCCACGCCTACCTGCACACCCCGACCCCCGGCATGCCGCCGAAGGTCGGCGTGATGCTGCAGTTGTCGTGCGAGACCGACTTCGTGGCCAAGAACGAGCAGTTCCAGAAGCTGGCGAAGGACCTCGCGATGCACATCGCGGCGGTCAAGCCGATGGTGGTCCGCGAGGACCAGGTGGACCCGGCCCTCCTCGAGAAGGAGAAGGAGTTCGCCCGTAAGGAAGCCATCGAGCAGGGCAAGCCCGAGAACATCATCGACCGCATCGTCGAGGGCAAGGTCAAGAAGGTCTACGAGGACTGGGTCCTGCTCAACCAGCCCTTCGTGCTCGACCCCGACAAGACCGTCGCGCAGAAGATCATCGACGTCCAGGGCATCCTGGGCGAGAAGATCGAGGTCGCCCGCTTCGCCCGCTACGAAGTCGGCGCCTGA
- the rpsB gene encoding 30S ribosomal protein S2 has translation MAVVTMRQLLEAGVHFGHQTRRWNPKMRRFIYGERSGIYVIDLRQTVGYIERAYTFTRDLVAKGGTVMFVGTKKQAQETIEWQANRVGMPYVTERWMGGMLTNFQTIKGRVARLKELEAMESSGTFELLPKKEVLQLNREHEKLQTNLGGIREMGKLPDAIWVVDTVIEEIAVKEANRLKIPVIGILDTNCDPDMVQYPIPGNDDAIRSSALLTRIIADACADGLLLRASRSPDEELRVQAMQAAASAGGGLDVSEPKAEWEIELERQQAQEQATKASGGDAPAEAPAEAAPADAAPSEAAAADAPSEA, from the coding sequence GTGGCCGTCGTCACCATGCGCCAGCTGCTCGAGGCCGGTGTCCACTTCGGACACCAGACCCGGCGCTGGAACCCCAAGATGCGTCGCTTCATCTACGGCGAGCGCAGCGGCATCTACGTCATCGACCTGCGCCAGACCGTTGGCTACATCGAGCGGGCCTACACCTTCACGCGCGACCTCGTCGCCAAGGGTGGGACCGTGATGTTCGTGGGCACCAAGAAGCAGGCCCAGGAAACCATCGAGTGGCAGGCCAACCGCGTCGGCATGCCCTACGTCACGGAACGCTGGATGGGCGGCATGCTCACCAACTTCCAGACCATCAAGGGCCGTGTCGCCCGGCTCAAGGAACTCGAGGCCATGGAGTCCTCGGGCACCTTCGAACTGCTGCCCAAGAAGGAGGTCCTGCAGCTCAACCGTGAGCACGAGAAGCTGCAGACCAACCTCGGCGGCATCCGCGAGATGGGCAAGCTGCCCGACGCCATCTGGGTCGTGGACACCGTCATCGAAGAGATCGCGGTCAAGGAGGCCAACCGCCTCAAGATCCCGGTCATCGGCATCCTCGACACCAACTGCGACCCCGACATGGTCCAGTACCCGATCCCGGGCAACGACGACGCGATCCGCAGCTCGGCGCTGCTGACCCGCATCATCGCCGACGCCTGCGCCGACGGGCTGCTGCTCCGCGCATCACGCTCGCCCGACGAGGAACTGCGCGTGCAGGCCATGCAGGCGGCCGCGTCCGCCGGTGGTGGACTCGACGTCTCCGAGCCCAAGGCCGAGTGGGAGATCGAGCTCGAGCGTCAGCAGGCACAGGAGCAGGCGACCAAGGCCAGCGGCGGCGATGCCCCGGCCGAAGCGCCTGCCGAGGCGGCCCCCGCCGATGCCGCCCCGTCGGAGGCTGCCGCCGCCGACGCGCCGTCCGAGGCCTGA
- the pyrH gene encoding UMP kinase — MTSRTPFRRVLLKLSGEAFSDPEVKGGIDPTIVRQVAREIAELQASDGTEIGIVVGGGNIFRGNSPSATGMDRSQADHMGMLATVINALALQDALEKEGVDTRVQTAIAMQEVAEPYIRRRAVRHLEKGLVVIFAAGLGAPYFTTDTTAAQRALEIDAEAILKGTGVDGVYDSDPKRNPDATRYEEIDFLSVLNQGLGVMDATAISLCMDNGLPIVVFELLREGNIRRVVRGEAVGTLVTADKNLAD, encoded by the coding sequence GTGACCAGCCGCACCCCCTTCCGCCGCGTGCTCCTGAAGCTGTCCGGTGAGGCGTTCTCCGACCCCGAGGTCAAGGGCGGTATCGACCCGACGATCGTGCGGCAGGTCGCGCGCGAGATCGCCGAACTGCAGGCGTCGGACGGCACCGAGATCGGCATCGTCGTCGGCGGTGGGAACATCTTCCGCGGCAACTCGCCCTCGGCGACCGGCATGGACCGCTCGCAGGCCGACCACATGGGCATGCTCGCCACGGTGATCAACGCCCTCGCGTTGCAGGACGCCCTGGAAAAGGAAGGCGTCGACACCCGCGTGCAGACCGCGATCGCCATGCAGGAGGTCGCCGAGCCCTACATCCGTCGCCGCGCGGTCCGCCACCTCGAGAAGGGGCTGGTCGTGATCTTCGCCGCGGGCCTCGGTGCGCCGTATTTCACGACCGACACCACCGCCGCTCAGCGCGCACTCGAGATCGATGCCGAGGCGATCCTGAAGGGCACCGGGGTCGACGGCGTCTACGACAGCGACCCGAAGCGCAACCCCGACGCCACCCGCTACGAGGAGATCGACTTCCTGTCGGTGCTCAACCAGGGTCTCGGGGTCATGGACGCCACGGCCATCTCGCTGTGCATGGACAACGGCCTGCCCATCGTGGTGTTCGAACTGCTGCGTGAGGGCAACATCCGCCGCGTCGTGCGGGGCGAGGC